Proteins encoded in a region of the Ptychodera flava strain L36383 chromosome 4, AS_Pfla_20210202, whole genome shotgun sequence genome:
- the LOC139132299 gene encoding E3 ubiquitin-protein ligase TRIM56-like, with translation MYKRLLQDAILSYILPVINWATLCVSWFITSRSATILSIYGYSSHSQEVLYSQIRSDRHGGRYNNVNGALEKIGRDFLTCRLCLGYYKNAKSLPCLHSYCEGCLVTLVEKRGELVCPECRQRCDVPEEGVSQLGTNFVLNGLIDFIKAQELCATDSGSGSSPCEICEVNNVTCRCINCAINICQNCRKYHTSFPALRKHRLIAISEYTAVEPDREHVAAYKPTLNCTVNGHEDNVLKLFCKSESCQVPICLECTVVNHRAPDHEHQYLTEKADEVRDQLKESPAKLETKVKGVAERLDVTRRELISVEKAYEEEVSKVKKQTESLIEKARKHEEMLLAELKEAYESLTKYLDCEVDRYELAEKNINSTAKYLDVLLNYGDAGEVVTDAKQTENRINQLLGSDLEHDRDIALPCFQPVNETDVNAIFCQLRTVYGSMSTRAKIPKYALVGETLKISVTTNDMNGVPAVANHLLQPVNITIEGPNGEHKEVCWPQMTTVRRTLQR, from the coding sequence CCTTTGTGTCTCATGGTTCATCACATCGCGCAGTGCAACCATACTTTCCATATACGGTTACAGCAGCCATTCACAGGAGGTATTATATTCACAGATCAGATCTGACAGACATGGCGGAAGGTACAACAACGTTAACGGGGCTCTCGAGAAAATCGGTCGAGATTTTCTGACATGCCGTCTGTGTCTCGGTTACTACAAAAATGCAAAGTCTCTGCCGTGTCTCCATTCTTACTGTGAGGGGTGCCTTGTCACTCTGGTGGAGAAAAGAGGAGAGCTGGTATGTCCGGAGTGTCGTCAGCGTTGCGATGTACCAGAAGAGGGTGTTTCACAGCTTGGCACCAATTTCGTCCTGAACGGCTTAATTGACTTCATCAAGGCACAAGAACTTTGTGCGACAGATTCGGGGTCCGGATCTTCGCCATGCGAAATCTGTGAAGTGAACAATGTCACATGTAGATGTATAAACTGTGCGATTAATATCTGTCAAAACTGCCGTAAATATCACACTTCATTTCCAGCACTCAGGAAGCATCGCCTGATCGCTATCAGTGAATACACTGCGGTGGAACCAGATCGGGAGCACGTTGCAGCCTACAAGCCTACTCTGAACTGTACTGTAAATGGCCATGAAGACAATGTTCTGAAACTCTTCTGTAAGTCAGAGTCGTGCCAAGTTCCGATTTGTCTTGAGTGCACAGTGGTGAACCACCGTGCTCCAGATCATGAACACCAATATCTTACAGAGAAAGCTGACGAAGTCCGTGACCAACTCAAAGAAAGCCCTGCCAAACTGGAAACGAAAGTGAAAGGAGTTGCTGAGAGGTTAGATGTAACAAGAAGAGAGTTGATCTCTGTAGAGAAAGCCTACGAAGAAGAGGTTTCAaaggtgaaaaaacaaacagaatcCCTAATTGAAAAGGCAAGAAAACACGAAGAAATGCTACTGGCCGAACTAAAGGAGGCATATGAATCGCTCACAAAATATTTGGATTGCGAAGTAGACCGATACGAGTTAGCGGAGAAGAACATAAACAGCACAGCAAAATATCTTGATGTGCTCCTGAACTACGGTGATGCCGGAGAAGTAGTCACTGatgcaaaacaaacagaaaatcgAATCAACCAGTTGTTGGGAAGTGATTTAGAACATGATCGAGATATTGCCTTGCCATGCTTCCAACCAGTGAACGAAACCGACGTAAATGCAATTTTTTGTCAACTCAGAACAGTGTATGGGTCTATGTCGACTAGGGCAAAAATTCCCAAATATGCTTTGGTTGGCGAAACCTTAAAAATTTCAGTAACAACAAACGACATGAATGGGGTTCCTGCTGTCGCAAATCATCTCCTCCAACCCGTGAATATCACGATAGAGGGACCAAATGGCGAACACAAGGAGGTGTGTTGGCCACAGATGACAACGGTGCGACGCACACTACAGAGATAA